The Armatimonadota bacterium DNA window GCCGACGTCATCGTCTTTTGCGGCGTGCACTTCATGGCGGAGACGGCAGCTATTCTCTCTCCGCAAAAGCGGGTGTTGCTGCCTGACATGAGAGCGGGCTGCTCCTTGGCGGCGACGATTACGGCGGAGGACGTGCGCCGCTGGAGAGCGGAGTTCCCCGACTATATCGCAGTGGGGTACGTGAACACGACCGCAGAAGTCAAGGCAGAGCTGGACTACTGTTGCACGAGCGGGAACGCGCTTGCGGTCATCGACGCCATTCCCGAGGATCGCGGCGTTCTCTTCCTGCCGGACTTTTTCCTCGGCGCGCACATGAAGCGGATGAGGCCCGACCGCCGGATCGAGGTGTGGATGGGCGAATGCCACGTGCACAAGAACATCCAGGCGCGGACAGTGAACGAGCGCCGAAAGGAGTTTCCTGATGCCGAGGTGCTGGTGCATCCGGAATGTGGATGTGCCGGCCAGCTCATATACGAGATGGGGCTGGGCGAGATCGAGTCGAACGGCGTGCACATCGCCTCTACTGAGGGGATGACGCGTTTGGCCAAGTCGAGTCCCGCGTCCACGTTCATCGTGGCGACGGAAGTGGGAATCCTTCACCGCATGAAGAAGGTTGCGCCCGACAAGCAGTTCGTCGCCGCAGACCCCGAAGCTGTCTGCGCGTACATGAAAACGATCACGCTTGAGCGAACGCGAGACTCTCTCCTTCATGACCAGCACGTCGTAACTGTCCCGCCAGACATCAGAGCCAAAGCGCGCGCGGCTATCGATCGGATGGTCAGCATCGGCTAGAGGTACCGTGCGCAGATCAGTCACCGACGAACGCCTGTCCGACCTGGCTGCGGACTCCAGGAGGGTGGCGGAGCTCGCCCTATCTGAAGACGGTGATGTTGACATAACGAGCGAACTCACCGTCGCGCTGGAAACACGGGCCACCGGTGTCATCGAATTTCGACAAGAGGGTGTCGTTGCCGGCACCGCCTACGCCGATGCCGTCGTTGCCCTGTGCGGTGGATCGACGGAGTGGCTGGTAGATGACGGTGCGTCTGTTTCTTGCGGCGCCCATATCGGCTCTGTTCGAGGCGACCTCGCCGGAATCCTTCGCGCGGAGCGGCCGCTGCTCAATATTCTTCAGCGGGCGTGCGGAATCGCAACCGCCACACGGGAGTACGCGCGTGCAGTGGCGGGAACGAAGTGTCGAATCCTGCACACGCGGAAAACCGCACCAGGTCTCCGCGGTCTTGACGTCAGGGCGGTCCTGTCCGGCGGCGGAGAACCCCACCGCATCGATTTGGAACAGGCGGTAATGATAAAGGACAACCACTGGTCAGCGATGGAGCGTGAAGGGACGGACCTGAGCACGGTGTGCCAGGCCGCGCGATCAAGGGGCGTGACCGACATATACGTCGAAGTCGAAACGCTCGCTCAGGTGAAGGAGGCCTTGAAAGCCGGAGCCACCCGGCTCCTTGTGGACAACCAGTCTCCGCAGAGCTTTGGCCAGTTTGTCGATACAGCGCGCAGTATCATGCCTGACGTCGAGATTGAGGCGACCGGCGGTATCACGCTCGAAAACGTGCGGGAGTATGCCGTGAGCGGCGCTGACTTCGCTTCTATTGGCGCGTTGACTCACAGCGTGACTTCGGTGGATCTGGCGCTGGAAGTCACGGAGATCGAGTAGCTTCGCAGCCCCTCTCCCTGGACGATACCGAGAGGAAGAACTCAGTCCTCCCAGATCTTGCTCTGTCGGAAGTGCTCATCGGTCCAATTTTGGATTTTCGAGACCTCTTCCTGAGAAAGTGCTACCGGATCGCGGGCAGTGTTGAAAACGGAAGCCGCCTTGTCCATCATCATCGTCGCGCTCAGAGCTTCCTTGGTCTTCTGGCCGAGAGCGATCAGCCCGTGGTTTTGCAAGAGGATCGTCTTCGGTTGGAGCCCGGTCTCCTCGGTGTACTTCTGGCACTGAGATCGTATCTCCTGTGCCAATCTTAAGCCAGGTGCGACGTATTTCACGAACACAGAGCGCGGTCCGCACATGGCGATTTGGTCGGGGAAGTAGCGGTTGTCGGCGAATTCCTGGGCGCGCGGACCGCACATGATCCCAAGCGTCGTGGTCGGGTGCGTGTGCGATACAAACTTTACGGCCGGCAGTGTCAGCAACCACGCGTGCATGTACGTTTCGGTCGATGGATAGCCGTCTCGCTCCGGATCGACACGCGCATCGTTCAATCGTCGCCGCAACTGATCGTCGGATAAGTCGTATAAGTCCAATACGTCCAATATGGGTTGCGTGGCGACCTGCGAGAAACCGGACGCGTCGATGTCAGCCATCGAATGACCGCTGGCTTTGACCCATAGCGTCTCGCCGTCCCTGGCTGACGTGTTGCCTTCGCCGAGGATGACGAACCGGTTGTCCGCAAGCTGCCGAGTCAGTGTTATCAGATCAGCAAGGACGGTTGTGTCTTTCTTCACTTAGTCCTCCTGTGCCGCACCTGGTCGAGCGCGACGGCGATCACTATGATCGCGCCCGTCACGATCTGTTGCACCCAGGTCGGCCATGCAAGCGCGCTGGATCCAGTCCGGATCGTCTCCATGATCAACACTCCGAGCAGCGTCCCGCCAATCGAGCCGGTGCCGCCGGCCAAAGACGCACCGCCGATCACGACGGCAGCGATCACCTGGAGCTCGAGACCTACTTGGATAGTCGGGTCGCCACCGGTCAGCAGCGACACTTGCACCAGCCCTGCGAGGGCAGCGCAAGCTCCGACAAGTCCGTACACTGCGATCTTGACGCGACCGACGGGCACACCGCAGAGGCGCGCGGCCTGTTCGTTCGATCCGACAGCGACGGTGTGCCGGCCGAACCGTGTGTAGCGCAGAGCGACCGACGCGAGCACTGCCACGACGATCAGCGCCCAAACGCCAGGTGGGACGCTCAGCGCATCGTCGGCCTTCGTTCGCATCAGCGGCTCGACCCAGCCGGTGTCGTCGGGATAGACGGGACGTTCGTCGGCAAGCCCTTTCGCCGCACCGCGCAATACCAAGAGCGTCCCCAAAGTCACGATGAAAGGAGTGACCCGCAGGCCGACGATCAGCGCTCCATTGAGCAGACCGGCGCCGACGCCGGCGAGCAGGGCCCAGCACGACGCCATC harbors:
- a CDS encoding ABC transporter permease, with the translated sequence MKRFSALKNTIGLLVALAVLYTVFAILIGENFTSMRTLENMLKNSTIVGLVAVGMTYVIVSAGIDLSVGSMVAFVTVVFAVALDRGAGMAMASCWALLAGVGAGLLNGALIVGLRVTPFIVTLGTLLVLRGAAKGLADERPVYPDDTGWVEPLMRTKADDALSVPPGVWALIVVAVLASVALRYTRFGRHTVAVGSNEQAARLCGVPVGRVKIAVYGLVGACAALAGLVQVSLLTGGDPTIQVGLELQVIAAVVIGGASLAGGTGSIGGTLLGVLIMETIRTGSSALAWPTWVQQIVTGAIIVIAVALDQVRHRRTK
- the nadC gene encoding carboxylating nicotinate-nucleotide diphosphorylase; protein product: MRRSVTDERLSDLAADSRRVAELALSEDGDVDITSELTVALETRATGVIEFRQEGVVAGTAYADAVVALCGGSTEWLVDDGASVSCGAHIGSVRGDLAGILRAERPLLNILQRACGIATATREYARAVAGTKCRILHTRKTAPGLRGLDVRAVLSGGGEPHRIDLEQAVMIKDNHWSAMEREGTDLSTVCQAARSRGVTDIYVEVETLAQVKEALKAGATRLLVDNQSPQSFGQFVDTARSIMPDVEIEATGGITLENVREYAVSGADFASIGALTHSVTSVDLALEVTEIE
- the nadA gene encoding quinolinate synthase NadA, which translates into the protein MALALPVIEDCDLSPGRLAELQEEIRTLAQDRNAIILAHNYQRPEVQDVADFVGDSLGLSRQVAATDADVIVFCGVHFMAETAAILSPQKRVLLPDMRAGCSLAATITAEDVRRWRAEFPDYIAVGYVNTTAEVKAELDYCCTSGNALAVIDAIPEDRGVLFLPDFFLGAHMKRMRPDRRIEVWMGECHVHKNIQARTVNERRKEFPDAEVLVHPECGCAGQLIYEMGLGEIESNGVHIASTEGMTRLAKSSPASTFIVATEVGILHRMKKVAPDKQFVAADPEAVCAYMKTITLERTRDSLLHDQHVVTVPPDIRAKARAAIDRMVSIG
- a CDS encoding class II aldolase/adducin family protein, which produces MKKDTTVLADLITLTRQLADNRFVILGEGNTSARDGETLWVKASGHSMADIDASGFSQVATQPILDVLDLYDLSDDQLRRRLNDARVDPERDGYPSTETYMHAWLLTLPAVKFVSHTHPTTTLGIMCGPRAQEFADNRYFPDQIAMCGPRSVFVKYVAPGLRLAQEIRSQCQKYTEETGLQPKTILLQNHGLIALGQKTKEALSATMMMDKAASVFNTARDPVALSQEEVSKIQNWTDEHFRQSKIWED